In Stanieria sp. NIES-3757, the DNA window GAAATACAACATGATCCGCGCCAACTCTCTGCAATAATTTTCCATGAATTTCTGAAGAAGCTTTAGCAACAACATAATTTACTCCTGCTTCTTTAACATTAAGAGTAGTAATAATACTTTCTTGCAGATAATTACCAATTGCTACAATTACCGTATCCATTTCAAAAATTCCAGCTTCTTTTAATGACTCTGGTTCAGTCGAATCAAGTTGAATGGCATGGGAAGCAATTTTTTGTGTTAATGCTTGAGTAACTAGTTTTTCATCGATATCTGTACCTAAAACTTCATAACCCATTCGGTGTAAAGAACTACAAACTGCCCTGCCAAAACGGCCCAATCCAATCACTGCAAATTGACGATTTTCTTTACGAAGATTATTTAAAAATTTAAGAGATTTTAAATTCACCTTTAACCTCGTTTATCTCTAATAATTATTTTATTTTCTTTGGTTTAGTTTCGTTTAATTATTTAACCAACTAATAAATTTTCTTCAGGATATTTTAAGCTAGTAGGACGAGGATCTCCAATAATAGCTGCAATCAAAAGTAGCACTCCTACTCTGCCTGCATACATCATCATGATTAACATTAATTGAGATAGCTGAGAAAGACTAGCGGTAATTCCTGTCGACAAACCTACGGTTGCAAAAGCAGAAACAACTTCAAATAAAATTTGAATTAAATCAACACTTTCATCTATCGAAGAAATAAGAATAGTAACCAA includes these proteins:
- a CDS encoding TrkA-N domain protein — translated: MNLKSLKFLNNLRKENRQFAVIGLGRFGRAVCSSLHRMGYEVLGTDIDEKLVTQALTQKIASHAIQLDSTEPESLKEAGIFEMDTVIVAIGNYLQESIITTLNVKEAGVNYVVAKASSEIHGKLLQRVGADHVVFPEYEAGCALAQTLTKPAILERFELDPENSIVEILIPEEFHGKTLAQLELRGRYGVIALAVSNGDKFVINPDPQQKLTQGLIMVIIGSNKNIQRLPL